The sequence TTACATGATTAGAAATCGGAGCGATACATTCAAAGGCATCAGCATAATTTGCTGGAAGATATTTATTAGCTAAAAACGCCTTATCTACGTTAACCTTGTTTACTTTTAAATTCATATGATTATCTCAAAATGATTACTTACCATTAGACCGTTTTATTCGTTATCTGTTTTATTTTTAATAAGAACTTGATATAACTCATTAAACTCATCTTTTGATATATCAGGAAGTAATTGTTGTATTCCTATTAACGTTCCATATTGCACGATTGCGGAATTTTTAGCTTGTTTTGGATCTAGACCTTTTTGAATATTTAAATCAGTAAGATATTCCATTCTCATATTGTCAACCTGTTTTACATATTCTTTGACAGTTTCATTCGAGAAGCTCCACGCACGGATCACCTGCTCAATTTTATGGGATGAGGAGCCAGCCAAATCATTCAGTATGAAGTATTTTGTCTGAATATCAGATTGTTCTTCAGTATACTTAATAAATTCAAGTGTGTTTTTATTCTGCCAATATTTCATCAATGCTTCAATGTAGCCCTCCGTATTTTTAAAATGGTGGTAGAATGAGCCTTTGGTTACTTGCAAAGACTTGCAAAGGTTGTCTATGGTAATCCGCTGGAAACCTTCTGTTTTCAGGACTTTCATTCCATCTTCAAACCAATCTGTTTTTTCTATTTTTTTCATGTTCTATTTCTTGAATTAATTAAACATAATGTAAAGCAAAGTGTTGCGAATAGTAAACAAGTATAGGCCAAGGGATGGAAGTAAATTACCGCAATAATGGATGCTATAAGCGAAAGGAAAATATTTGCAAAAATAGCAGACCTACTAGGTTGTTTAATCATAAATGACTGAAATCCAAATGCAAAGAGCATAAATCCCATCATG comes from Chryseobacterium sp. 3008163 and encodes:
- a CDS encoding TetR/AcrR family transcriptional regulator, translated to MKKIEKTDWFEDGMKVLKTEGFQRITIDNLCKSLQVTKGSFYHHFKNTEGYIEALMKYWQNKNTLEFIKYTEEQSDIQTKYFILNDLAGSSSHKIEQVIRAWSFSNETVKEYVKQVDNMRMEYLTDLNIQKGLDPKQAKNSAIVQYGTLIGIQQLLPDISKDEFNELYQVLIKNKTDNE
- a CDS encoding LIC_13387 family protein, with product MKKLNYFKIGASSYMLLGALHLVYLISTPKRPENVMQVYLKMKRTTFDFMGEHTVMQFYTGFSVMMGFMLFAFGFQSFMIKQPSRSAIFANIFLSLIASIIAVIYFHPLAYTCLLFATLCFTLCLINSRNRT